From Eretmochelys imbricata isolate rEreImb1 chromosome 17, rEreImb1.hap1, whole genome shotgun sequence, a single genomic window includes:
- the RAD51D gene encoding DNA repair protein RAD51 homolog 4: MVILRAGLCPGLTAEMIQLLKANSIATVVDLVSSDLEEVARKCSLSYKALVAVRRVLLAQFSAFPVNGADLYEELKSSTAILSTGSESLDKLLDSGLYTGEVTELTGAPGSGKTQVCLSIAMSSSHDLKQNVLYVDSTGGFTASRLLQLAQTRTGDEEEQVEALQRIQVARVFDVYKMLDVLQELRCSVSQQVLSSSGPVKVLVVDSVSAVICPLLGGRQAEGLALMMQLARELKTLARELNVAVVVTNHVTRDGSSGHLKPALGRSWSFVPSTRVLLESREGTWGKASTRRIASLTKSPRQPTGIEVELDIGSCGVLDESPAASGAGR, from the exons TGGTGGATCTTGTCTCCTCGGACCTGGAGGAAGTTGCCCGGAAGTGCTCCCTGTCCTACAAG GCCCTGGTCGCCGTGAGACGTGTGTTGCTGGCACAGTTTTCAGCTTTTCCTGTCAACGGGGCAGATCTCTACGAGGAACTCAAGAGCTCCACAGCCATCCTGTCCACAGGGAGTGAGAG CTTGGACAAGCTGCTGGACTCTGGCCTGTACACTGGGGAAGTGACCGAGCTCACAGGAGCACCTGGCAGTGGCAAGACACAG GTGTGCCTCAGCATAGCCATGAGCTCGTCCCACGACCTCAAGCAGAATGTCCTCTACGTCGACTCCACGGGCGGGTTCACGGCCTCTCGCCTGCTCCAGCTGGCTCAGACCAGGAcgggggatgaggaggagcag gtGGAGGCTCTGCAGAGGATTCAGGTGGCCCGGGTGTTCGACGTCTATAAAATGCTGGATGTGTTACAGGAGCTGCGGTGCAGCGTGTCCCAGCAG GTCCTGAGCTCCTCGGGGCCGGTGAAGGTGCTGGTGGTTGACTCTGTCTCAGCTGTGATTTGCCCGCTCCTCGGAGGCAGGCAGGCGGAGG GCTTGGCCCTCATGATGCAGCTGGCCAGGGAACTGAAGACGCTCGCCAGAGAACTTAACGTGGCTGTGGTG GTGACTAACCACGTGACGAGAGATGGCAGCAGTGGTCACCTGAAACCAGCCCTAGGTCGCTCCTGGAGTTTTGTGCCCAGCACCCGGGTGCTGTTAGAAAGCAGAGAAGGCACTTGGGGAAAAGCTAGCACCCGTCGCATTGCTTCCTTAACAAAATCGCCCCGGCAG CCAACTGGGATTGAGGTGGAGCTGGACATCGGAAGCTGTGGGGTATTGGATGAGAGCCCAGCCGCTTCCGGAGCGGGACGCTGA